The DNA segment TTTACTCTGGATCCAACACTTACATTTTTACCGAAACGCGAAAAATGCATGTAAGTCGTTGTATAGACTGAGTTGTGTTTAACCTTAAGATAACGTCCTCCTCCTCTTTTCTGGAATCCTCTCTTCACAATCACACCATCGCCAATGGTCATTACAGGCGTACCTGTTGGTGCAGCATAGTCGATTCCATGATGAGCACGATAACGTTTAAGAACCGGATGAAAACGTCTATTTGAAAACTTAGAACTTATGCGGGAAAAACGAAGTGGGGCCTTCAAGAATGCTTTCTGCAAACTCTTTCCTTCTTCATCAAAATAACCTCCTTTTTCTCCATCAGTAAAAGCAAAGGCATAATTATTCGATTTGTGGTGAACAAAGTTCGCTGCAATCACATCAATTTGATGAATAGATTCACCATCAATCATTTCTTCATCGTAAATCACATTAAATTCATCTCCCTTTCCAATTCCAAAGAAATCAATCGTCCAAGCATAAATATCTGACAATTCCATTGAGAGAACCGGATCTGCTCCTGCATCGACCATAGCATTCCACAGCGATGATTCAATTGTACCTTTTATTTGTCTCCTATGTTTAACAATTTCCTTTTCGCCCTTAAATACATTTAAGGTATCACGTAAGTCAAAAACAATATATTCAACAGGCGTATTCTCGTAAACGAAATATTCTGGCGTTTTTAAACTATCCTTTGTAAAGAGAACTGAATATTCATGTCCAGATTTAATTCTACGAACATTAAATACCTTCTTAGCTTTTCTAGCTATTTTATCGATTGTTCCGAAGCTAACATCATATTGTCTCAAAATAGTAGACAAACTATGATTTCTCTTTACTCTATTGGTTTCGACATTAAATTCTTCAATTGGAAATCCATACTTTAAATGAATTTGTTCTTTTTCCGTTGTATCAATTACAACTGTTTCCTGTGCAATTTCTTTTACTTGATTCTCTTTCGAAAGCCATTTTAAAACAATTAAACCTAAGAGAACAGCACCTGCAATCAGGAAGAATTTATAATTGAAGAATTTTTTCATCGTGGATCGTTATTTTTTAGAAGCCTAAAGGTATAACTATTATTATAGTTGTACAACAAGCTATTACCCATCTTTATTGATTTAAGCTTTTTTAAGACTTTATCTTATCGAATCCTTGTCCGTATACACCCATTACCGATCCCATAGATATGAAAGCGTCTGGGTCTACAATTTTTACCATTTTAAGTATAGCTTGCGAATCTTTCTTCTTTGCTAAAAGCATCAAAACTTTTACATCTTGTTGAGAGTAGCCACCTTTGGCCTCTAGAACCGTTAATCCTTGATCAAGATTTAAAACAACTTCATTACGAATTTCTTCATGCTTTTTGGTGAAAATAAAAATTTGAACAGATTGTTTAGCTCCTTCAATCGCCATATCAACACAATAAGCACTCACTCCCATAGCTACAAAACCATAGACTACTTGCTCAATGGAATTTGAGATAAAATATGATGAAGAGATAATAATCAGATCCAGAGTTAAAAGAAGTTGACCTGGGCTGTAATTTCGATATTTATTAATCATCATGGCAATGATATCGGTACCTCCGGTACTTCCACCTTGCGATAGTATAATACCAGCACTTGCTCCAGCCATAATACCACCAATTATAGCACACATAAATCGGTCAGAAACCAAAGGCTCCGTTATTATTGACTGAAATAGCCAAAGAAAAAATGAAATCACGAATATTCCATAAATGGTCTTAAGTCCAAAACTGAAGCCTAATACTCTTAAAGATGCTAAAAGGAGTACTGAATTTATAATAAAAACAGAATATCCAACCTTAAAACCGGTCACAAAATAGATAATCGTAGCCATACCAGTAACCCCACCACCTACAATTTCTGATGGAATTAAGAAACCTGTCCAACCAACAGATCCAATAAACAAACCTATTGCAATTATAAAGTAGGACCGCAATGATTCTTTTAAATCTGTTGTTTTAAATATATTTTTCATCAAAATAGATAAATTAATTGTAGATGTTATGCTCTTATTTCTTCGAATCCTTCTCCAAATACGCCCATTACTGACCCCATAGTAATAAAAGCTTTTGGATCAAGTTCTTTAACAACTCTAAAGATATATTGTGTTTCATGCTTACGCACAACGATCATTAACATCATTGTATCTTTTCGAGTGTACCAACCAGTACTGTGAAGCATTGATATACCTCTACCTGTTTCCTCGCTAAGCATTTCTGCAACCTCTTCATATTTGGTTGACATGATAAAAAGCTGAGCCGATTGCTTAGAACCAGATATCATCATATCGATGGTATAAGCTGCCACACCCATTTCCACATAACCATACACAATTGTTGAAATATCCTCAAAGATAATATAGGAAGAAGCAATGATAAAAATATCGATATAGAGTATGACTCTACCAGGGCCAATATTTCGATACTTGTTAATCATCATGGCAACAATATCGGTTCCACCTGTACTTCCGCCTTGTGTTAACGTAATTCCAATACCAACACCAGCTAAAATACCACCAATGATACTCGCCATAAATTTCTCATCTACTAAAGGTTCCGTAATCCATTGCTGCTGAAAGTATAACAAAACAGAACCTACAATAATCCCAAAAATTGTTTTGATTCCAAAACGACTACCCAGAACTTTCAAGGCAATTAAAATCAAGAAAATATTAATTACAAAAAAGGAATAACCAACAGGGATGGTTTCTCCCGAGGCATAGTAAATGATGGTTCCGATACCTCCAACTCCTCCTGCCACAATTTCAGATGGAATTAAAAAAGCAGTCCAACCAAAACTATAGATGCATAATCCTAAGGTAATAATAAGATAGGATTTCGCTTCAGCGATTGAAAATTTCATTAGACAGTACGTTTTAAATATTTAGACAAAAAAAGGGCTTTGTTTTCAGAAGAAAACAAAGCCCTTTGTATAATATACAACTTTATTTTATTCTCTTAGACTACTATGTTTACAATTTTCTTAGGAACAATAATTACCTTTCTAGGGGTTTTTCCATCTATCCATTTCTGGGCCTGTTCACAGGTCATCAC comes from the Labilibaculum sp. DW002 genome and includes:
- a CDS encoding peptidoglycan DD-metalloendopeptidase family protein, yielding MKKFFNYKFFLIAGAVLLGLIVLKWLSKENQVKEIAQETVVIDTTEKEQIHLKYGFPIEEFNVETNRVKRNHSLSTILRQYDVSFGTIDKIARKAKKVFNVRRIKSGHEYSVLFTKDSLKTPEYFVYENTPVEYIVFDLRDTLNVFKGEKEIVKHRRQIKGTIESSLWNAMVDAGADPVLSMELSDIYAWTIDFFGIGKGDEFNVIYDEEMIDGESIHQIDVIAANFVHHKSNNYAFAFTDGEKGGYFDEEGKSLQKAFLKAPLRFSRISSKFSNRRFHPVLKRYRAHHGIDYAAPTGTPVMTIGDGVIVKRGFQKRGGGRYLKVKHNSVYTTTYMHFSRFGKNVSVGSRVKQGQVIGYVGATGLATGPHLDFRVHKNGKAINPLRMKSPPVSPVKKENEVRYQLVMESLMKELNKEEAITLE
- a CDS encoding YitT family protein; translation: MKNIFKTTDLKESLRSYFIIAIGLFIGSVGWTGFLIPSEIVGGGVTGMATIIYFVTGFKVGYSVFIINSVLLLASLRVLGFSFGLKTIYGIFVISFFLWLFQSIITEPLVSDRFMCAIIGGIMAGASAGIILSQGGSTGGTDIIAMMINKYRNYSPGQLLLTLDLIIISSSYFISNSIEQVVYGFVAMGVSAYCVDMAIEGAKQSVQIFIFTKKHEEIRNEVVLNLDQGLTVLEAKGGYSQQDVKVLMLLAKKKDSQAILKMVKIVDPDAFISMGSVMGVYGQGFDKIKS
- a CDS encoding YitT family protein — encoded protein: MKFSIAEAKSYLIITLGLCIYSFGWTAFLIPSEIVAGGVGGIGTIIYYASGETIPVGYSFFVINIFLILIALKVLGSRFGIKTIFGIIVGSVLLYFQQQWITEPLVDEKFMASIIGGILAGVGIGITLTQGGSTGGTDIVAMMINKYRNIGPGRVILYIDIFIIASSYIIFEDISTIVYGYVEMGVAAYTIDMMISGSKQSAQLFIMSTKYEEVAEMLSEETGRGISMLHSTGWYTRKDTMMLMIVVRKHETQYIFRVVKELDPKAFITMGSVMGVFGEGFEEIRA